A single bacterium DNA region contains:
- a CDS encoding molybdopterin-dependent oxidoreductase yields MSEIRTTHTFCRICESLCGLEVDIDGQGEIAAIRPDARHVESEGFACVKGLKQDRLFGSPDRLEYPMKRVGDRFERISWEQALEEIGAKVKGLRRDHGADSIGMYVGTAAGFSLLHPIFAQGFMNGVGSKSMYASSTQDCSNKFAVAKEVYGFPFTQPFPDLDHTECLIIVGANPIVSKWSFLQVPNPGRRLREIEARGGKIWIVDPRRTETAKVSGEHVAIRPGTDVFFYLSFLHELILTGGVDEAVVRDHLRGFETVKMLAADWPAERTAEVTRIPAETLRAMVASYREANGAALYCSTGVNMGGHGALAFWIQEVINAVSGNLDRVGGLLLGRGIVDFARFGAKSGFGLRDDRSRIGGFASVNDAYPGGILADEILTPGEGKLRALFVTGGNPLITMAGAGRLRDAFEELDLLVTLDILPNETGQLADYMLPATTPFERPDLPFAFPLLMGMQSHPYLQATEPVVEAKAEQRDEASIYLDLARVCDAPLFGSRVVQKVLEWVTRAFGPKREGLPPSLPQAGLMSLLLRVTGNGSFRKLLGERHGRLLSPQQAGTYLGKRVAKPDGRVDLAPDGLVARARSVLDEAFREERSQPGRLKLITRRHVKTHNSWTHNEPSFVAGTRTTNYVYMHPEDAKAAGLANGDLADVRSETGVVRLPVEFLNELQPGSVAIPHGWGHQAAKGLTVASATTGVNVNVLAASGAEAVEPISGMSHLTAIPVEVVPADGPVDRGDWTGRPGA; encoded by the coding sequence GTGTCCGAAATCCGAACGACCCACACGTTCTGCCGGATCTGTGAGTCCCTCTGCGGGCTCGAGGTCGACATCGACGGCCAGGGTGAGATCGCGGCGATCCGTCCGGACGCCCGACACGTCGAGAGCGAGGGGTTCGCCTGCGTGAAGGGGCTCAAGCAGGATCGCCTCTTCGGGAGTCCCGACCGGCTCGAGTACCCCATGAAGCGCGTCGGCGATCGCTTCGAGCGCATCTCCTGGGAGCAGGCCCTCGAGGAGATCGGCGCGAAGGTCAAGGGCCTGCGCCGGGACCACGGGGCCGATTCGATCGGGATGTACGTCGGGACCGCGGCGGGCTTCAGCCTGCTCCACCCGATCTTCGCCCAGGGCTTCATGAACGGGGTCGGCTCGAAGAGCATGTACGCCTCGTCGACCCAGGACTGCAGCAACAAGTTCGCGGTGGCGAAGGAGGTCTACGGCTTCCCGTTCACCCAGCCCTTCCCGGACCTCGACCACACCGAGTGCCTGATCATCGTGGGCGCGAATCCGATCGTCTCGAAGTGGAGCTTCCTTCAGGTGCCGAACCCGGGGAGGCGCCTGCGCGAGATCGAGGCGCGAGGCGGCAAGATCTGGATCGTCGACCCGCGTCGGACGGAGACCGCGAAGGTCAGCGGGGAACACGTCGCGATCCGGCCGGGGACCGACGTCTTCTTCTACCTGAGCTTCCTCCACGAGCTGATCCTGACCGGCGGTGTCGACGAGGCGGTCGTGCGCGACCACCTGCGCGGCTTCGAGACCGTGAAGATGCTCGCGGCCGACTGGCCGGCGGAGCGCACCGCCGAGGTGACGCGGATTCCGGCGGAGACGTTGCGGGCGATGGTCGCGAGCTACCGCGAGGCGAACGGCGCGGCCCTCTACTGCTCGACCGGCGTGAACATGGGCGGGCACGGTGCGCTCGCTTTCTGGATCCAGGAAGTCATCAACGCGGTCTCGGGCAACCTCGACCGGGTGGGCGGTCTCCTGCTCGGTCGAGGCATCGTCGACTTCGCCCGCTTCGGCGCGAAGTCCGGTTTCGGCCTGCGCGACGACCGCTCCCGGATCGGCGGCTTCGCCTCGGTCAACGACGCCTATCCGGGAGGGATCCTCGCGGACGAGATCCTCACGCCGGGGGAGGGCAAGCTGCGCGCGCTCTTCGTGACCGGCGGCAATCCGCTGATCACGATGGCCGGGGCCGGACGTCTGCGCGACGCCTTCGAAGAGCTCGACCTGCTGGTCACGCTGGACATCCTGCCGAACGAGACCGGTCAGCTCGCGGACTACATGCTGCCGGCGACCACGCCCTTCGAGCGTCCGGATCTGCCCTTCGCGTTCCCGCTCCTGATGGGGATGCAGTCGCACCCGTACCTGCAGGCGACGGAGCCGGTCGTCGAGGCGAAGGCGGAGCAGCGCGACGAGGCGAGCATCTACCTCGACCTCGCCCGGGTCTGCGACGCTCCGCTCTTCGGCTCCCGCGTCGTCCAGAAGGTGCTCGAATGGGTGACGCGGGCCTTCGGCCCGAAGCGGGAGGGCCTCCCGCCCTCGCTTCCGCAGGCGGGTCTCATGAGCCTGCTCCTCCGCGTCACCGGCAACGGCAGCTTCCGGAAGCTCCTCGGCGAACGTCATGGGCGCCTGCTCTCGCCGCAGCAGGCCGGGACCTATCTGGGGAAGCGCGTGGCCAAGCCCGACGGACGCGTCGACCTCGCCCCCGACGGGCTCGTCGCGCGAGCGCGGTCCGTGCTCGACGAGGCTTTCCGGGAGGAGCGCAGCCAGCCCGGACGCCTCAAGCTGATCACCCGCCGCCATGTGAAGACCCACAACTCCTGGACCCACAACGAGCCGAGCTTCGTCGCCGGAACGCGGACGACGAACTACGTCTACATGCATCCCGAGGACGCGAAGGCCGCCGGACTCGCGAATGGCGACCTGGCCGACGTCCGCTCCGAGACCGGCGTCGTGCGCCTGCCCGTCGAGTTCCTGAACGAGCTCCAACCGGGCTCGGTCGCGATCCCGCACGGCTGGGGACATCAGGCCGCCAAGGGGCTGACCGTCGCGAGCGCGACGACCGGGGTGAACGTGAACGTCCTGGCCGCGAGTGGTGCGGAGGCCGTCGAGCCGATCTCCGGCATGTCCCACCTCACGGCGATCCCGGTCGAGGTCGTCCCGGCGGACGGACCCGTCGATCGCGGGGACTGGACGGGGCGTCCGGGCGCCTGA
- a CDS encoding ATP-binding protein — translation MLEAGDAAAFGALSVALFALGAGALVAGVLFLSAEERPGGFWVIAWAAILLAGGFYTGESSGWAGASHLGMVVDALFAPLMLVGCYALRCGAAAPRWPLGVGALAGVARLSAVAWGLAWAEVLLAFTVAPLLFLAAAEVTWRAPEAMRFRRTIAVFLAGFAAIEILDAVRDSTTGENTVLYGTLAAVGFPLAAFQLASRIDALQQGLTSAEAASAAAERRRDVDRSHFHGLFDEVRELVAELDGETRIIFVNARALELFGIEPEAVIGLRAIDLVPPAVRPAAEASWKMQVRPGGLEEPVTFALPGFGANGGDVVLEVNVSEQSFEGESRYLVLARDVTDRHESEAQLEARQRELEARIAASREELRAAQLRLEDQERLAVVGTLASGIAHQINNPLGAIRAAADFALLEADTLEGPRISREALERIGEEAERAGLIVKSVLRFARQGATPKWIDDLTPVVRRSATLCRDYLEKRGASLEIHATDAELPMLMSPIEIEQLVVNLVRNAAESKERGANVQVSIDRHPNACVARLLVEDDGGGIPQNVLPEVFDPFYTTRIQEGGSGLGLSVAHGIVEDHGGTIRIESKSGDGTRVIVEFPLRPTS, via the coding sequence ATGTTGGAAGCAGGGGACGCAGCTGCCTTCGGGGCCCTGTCCGTAGCGCTCTTCGCGCTCGGAGCAGGCGCGCTCGTCGCCGGCGTCCTCTTCTTGTCGGCCGAGGAGCGGCCCGGTGGTTTCTGGGTGATCGCCTGGGCGGCGATTCTGCTCGCCGGCGGCTTCTATACCGGGGAGTCGAGCGGTTGGGCGGGCGCGTCCCACCTGGGCATGGTCGTCGATGCGCTCTTCGCGCCTCTCATGCTGGTCGGCTGCTACGCGCTGCGATGCGGCGCGGCAGCGCCCCGATGGCCGCTGGGCGTCGGAGCCCTGGCGGGGGTGGCGCGCCTTTCGGCCGTCGCCTGGGGCCTCGCTTGGGCGGAGGTGCTCCTGGCGTTCACCGTCGCCCCTCTGCTCTTCCTCGCGGCGGCCGAGGTGACCTGGCGAGCGCCGGAGGCGATGCGTTTCCGACGAACGATCGCGGTCTTCCTGGCCGGATTCGCGGCCATCGAGATCCTCGACGCCGTACGCGACTCGACGACCGGGGAGAACACGGTCCTGTACGGCACGCTCGCGGCCGTCGGTTTCCCCCTCGCGGCCTTCCAGCTCGCGTCGCGCATCGACGCACTCCAGCAGGGGCTGACCTCCGCGGAAGCCGCTTCCGCCGCGGCCGAACGCCGGCGGGATGTCGATCGCAGCCACTTCCACGGCCTCTTCGACGAGGTCCGGGAGCTCGTGGCGGAGCTCGACGGCGAGACCCGGATCATCTTCGTGAACGCACGCGCGCTCGAGCTCTTCGGCATCGAGCCCGAGGCGGTGATCGGTCTCCGGGCAATCGATCTCGTTCCGCCGGCCGTCCGCCCCGCGGCCGAGGCCAGCTGGAAGATGCAGGTGCGACCGGGCGGCCTCGAGGAGCCGGTCACCTTCGCGCTCCCGGGGTTCGGCGCGAACGGCGGTGACGTCGTTCTCGAGGTGAACGTGAGCGAGCAGAGCTTCGAGGGCGAGTCCCGCTATCTCGTGCTCGCTCGGGACGTGACCGATCGGCACGAGAGCGAGGCGCAGCTCGAAGCGCGACAGCGCGAGCTCGAGGCGCGGATCGCGGCGAGCCGCGAAGAGCTGCGCGCGGCTCAGCTGCGCCTCGAGGACCAGGAGCGTCTCGCCGTCGTCGGTACGCTCGCATCCGGGATCGCCCATCAGATCAACAACCCGCTCGGCGCGATCCGCGCGGCCGCGGATTTCGCGCTCCTCGAGGCGGACACGCTGGAGGGGCCGCGGATCTCGCGCGAAGCCCTCGAGCGGATCGGAGAGGAGGCGGAGCGGGCCGGTCTGATCGTGAAGAGCGTGCTGCGCTTCGCGCGTCAGGGCGCCACGCCGAAATGGATCGACGACCTCACGCCCGTCGTGCGCCGATCGGCGACCCTCTGTCGCGACTACCTCGAGAAGAGAGGGGCGTCCCTCGAGATCCACGCGACGGACGCGGAGCTCCCGATGCTGATGAGCCCGATCGAGATCGAACAGCTGGTCGTCAATCTCGTTCGCAACGCGGCGGAGTCGAAGGAGCGCGGGGCGAACGTGCAGGTCTCGATCGATCGCCATCCGAACGCCTGCGTGGCGCGGCTGCTGGTCGAAGACGACGGAGGCGGGATTCCTCAGAACGTCTTGCCGGAGGTCTTCGATCCCTTCTATACGACCCGGATTCAGGAGGGCGGCTCGGGGCTCGGTCTCTCCGTGGCCCACGGCATCGTCGAGGACCACGGCGGAACCATCCGGATCGAGAGCAAGTCCGGCGACGGCACGCGCGTGATCGTCGAGTTCCCCCTCCGCCCGACGAGCTAG
- the ccsA gene encoding cytochrome c biogenesis protein CcsA: MTNPPSAPDRLEPTLRVLGWLVVVLLPIWAWTVAAAPLDSIQGVMQKILYVHPPLAYGAYLGFVATAIAGGLFLWRGREIHDQLAIAGAEVGTLFCLLMLITGPIWARGAWGPGNWWVWDARLTLTLLLFFVYVAYLLLRSFTEGDERAARFASIYGILGVVLIPLNYWIIDLVGGAVHPDNLANESSGLGEGMGLPFLVGNLTLFFVFAYLLALRWRVGALRAETDRLDGDRAATEADRV, from the coding sequence ATGACGAACCCGCCGTCCGCTCCCGATCGACTCGAACCGACGCTCCGCGTACTCGGCTGGCTCGTCGTCGTGCTGCTTCCGATCTGGGCGTGGACCGTCGCGGCGGCCCCCCTCGATTCGATCCAGGGCGTGATGCAGAAGATTCTCTACGTGCATCCGCCGCTCGCCTACGGCGCCTACCTGGGATTCGTCGCGACGGCGATCGCCGGCGGGCTCTTCCTCTGGCGCGGGCGCGAGATCCACGACCAGCTCGCGATCGCCGGCGCCGAGGTCGGAACGCTCTTCTGTCTGCTCATGTTGATCACGGGCCCCATCTGGGCGCGCGGCGCCTGGGGACCGGGGAACTGGTGGGTGTGGGACGCGCGGCTGACGCTCACCCTCCTGCTCTTCTTCGTCTACGTGGCGTACCTGCTGCTGCGCAGCTTCACCGAGGGCGACGAGCGCGCGGCCCGGTTCGCTTCGATCTACGGGATCCTCGGCGTCGTCCTGATCCCGCTCAACTACTGGATCATCGACCTCGTCGGAGGCGCGGTGCATCCGGACAATCTGGCCAACGAGAGCTCCGGGCTGGGTGAGGGGATGGGCCTCCCCTTCCTCGTCGGAAATTTGACGCTCTTCTTCGTGTTCGCCTATCTGCTCGCGCTGCGCTGGCGTGTAGGCGCTCTACGCGCCGAGACGGACCGACTCGACGGCGATCGGGCGGCGACGGAGGCGGACCGCGTCTGA
- a CDS encoding heme exporter protein CcmB codes for MNVALALLWKDLVTEWRSRDRIVAMTVFSFLVVIVFQFAFPEMEEDEIARLAPGLLWVTYVFAAVIGLGRTFATELENEAMTALALAPGTRGWIFLGKAAATWILITLVQVLTALVFALFFRVDLSVGLGGSAAIVACANMAICSVGTLLSAMSVRSRFREVLLPVLLIPTLIPVLAAAVRGTTVSLAGDPVGLGLLQPLIVIGGIYLVLSFLLFDYVLDE; via the coding sequence GTGAACGTCGCGCTCGCCCTGCTCTGGAAGGACCTCGTGACCGAGTGGCGTTCGCGGGACCGGATCGTCGCGATGACGGTCTTCTCCTTCCTCGTCGTGATCGTCTTCCAGTTCGCCTTCCCCGAGATGGAGGAGGACGAGATCGCGCGGCTCGCGCCGGGGCTGCTCTGGGTGACCTACGTGTTCGCGGCGGTGATCGGTCTCGGAAGGACGTTCGCCACCGAGCTCGAGAACGAGGCGATGACCGCCCTCGCCCTCGCGCCGGGCACCCGCGGCTGGATCTTCCTCGGCAAGGCGGCCGCGACCTGGATCCTGATCACCCTGGTCCAGGTCCTGACCGCCCTGGTCTTCGCCCTCTTCTTCCGGGTCGATCTCTCGGTCGGACTCGGGGGGAGCGCGGCGATCGTCGCCTGCGCGAACATGGCCATCTGCAGCGTGGGTACGCTGCTCTCGGCGATGAGCGTACGAAGCCGGTTCCGGGAAGTTCTCCTGCCCGTGCTCCTGATCCCGACGCTGATCCCGGTGCTCGCGGCGGCGGTCCGGGGGACCACGGTCAGCCTCGCCGGCGATCCGGTCGGGCTGGGCCTCCTCCAACCGCTGATCGTGATCGGCGGGATCTATCTCGTCCTCTCGTTCCTGCTCTTCGACTACGTGCTGGACGAGTAG
- a CDS encoding ABC transporter ATP-binding protein, producing MSPVRLRGEALEKRYGRVAALRGVDFEIGAGESVAILGANGAGKSSLLKILAGLSRPSGGTFAAHDAGAEADLSRDALRARVGYVGHATLLYGELTARENLAFAARLHGQRPARDALDAVLAEFDLLDVAERRADTFSRGMAQRLAIARAVVHAPSLLLLDEPFTGLDEASGARLEARLVSQRDDAAGRARSLVVVTHDPRRAVALADRAIVLHRGRVRATPARGEAAFDAEALRACLVELAQGGEVAA from the coding sequence GTGAGCCCCGTCCGGCTTCGCGGCGAGGCCCTCGAGAAGCGCTACGGGCGCGTGGCCGCGCTCCGCGGGGTCGACTTCGAGATCGGTGCCGGCGAGTCCGTCGCGATCCTCGGTGCAAACGGCGCCGGGAAGAGCAGTCTGCTCAAGATCCTGGCCGGGCTCTCGCGGCCGAGCGGCGGGACCTTCGCCGCCCACGACGCCGGCGCGGAGGCGGACCTCTCCCGCGATGCACTCCGCGCCCGGGTCGGCTACGTCGGACACGCGACGCTGCTCTACGGCGAGCTGACCGCGCGCGAGAACCTCGCGTTCGCCGCGCGGCTCCACGGCCAGCGTCCGGCGCGCGACGCCCTCGACGCCGTGCTCGCGGAGTTCGACCTCCTGGACGTCGCCGAGCGCCGTGCGGACACCTTCTCCCGCGGCATGGCCCAGCGCCTCGCGATCGCCCGGGCCGTCGTCCACGCCCCGTCGCTCCTGCTGCTCGACGAGCCCTTCACCGGCCTCGACGAAGCCTCCGGTGCGCGTCTCGAGGCGCGCCTCGTGAGCCAACGGGACGATGCGGCGGGACGAGCGCGAAGCCTCGTCGTCGTGACCCATGATCCGCGCCGCGCCGTCGCCCTCGCGGATCGCGCGATCGTCCTTCATCGGGGCCGCGTCCGCGCGACGCCCGCGCGCGGGGAAGCGGCCTTCGACGCCGAGGCCCTCCGCGCGTGTCTGGTCGAGCTCGCCCAGGGCGGAGAGGTGGCCGCATGA
- a CDS encoding zinc ribbon domain-containing protein — translation MKLAPPRLRRSRVRVAITVLLLAIGFPCAAFAQHGNDVGQAPPPPPGPGELVVELVTDEPALSLEGRDLALYALDPNGMPGLANGVTDAEGRHVFTGISNDPGIVYLVGARVGDIPFGERITFVEGETDAEITIRVSSPTTEIQGVTIDELRARIDWMGDRVVVTEILKLTSRGSRVIQLPADGSAAAIFERPMPSAPLDFDAGPNSIGDDLAMQDGRVRFFGPLYPGEQRVEYQWSLPLDGASRDADFEIALREAVGRLVVVAGTSGLTVDGDGLVPSRTLADDDAQPLESWARDGLRAGESIRVAFTLPESRRDPGAVVLPRADVWVDFDDTRLEANVDLSLVVSPGAPVTGTREAPLLHVAVPRGATLDGVAREAEAFGLVPTEDGGFDVLGPIGPGEHSIGFKYRMPSGPDGVDVGMRFPREVQTLNVLIADTGLALESSRLHRRRPFRNRTRNYLHREAYNVEMHETVDLRLEPLRGSGLPQEATLALTFLGVAAAAWFMVSPLRSSQRSTSRIDPTLARIREEREGVYADIADLDHDFETGKLDEADYASMRESLRGQAIELMREERAHAEPETNAAQAPTPSAAAESTAAPTSTEAAAAPVDADAIPTGTFCPSCGGRVDPNWRFCSHCGGALQPASAGGDEG, via the coding sequence GTGAAGCTTGCGCCGCCTCGCCTCAGGCGATCGCGCGTTCGCGTCGCGATCACCGTCCTCCTGCTCGCGATCGGATTCCCGTGCGCGGCCTTCGCACAGCACGGAAACGACGTCGGTCAGGCGCCCCCACCGCCGCCGGGTCCGGGCGAGCTCGTCGTCGAGCTCGTGACCGACGAGCCCGCGCTCTCGCTCGAAGGCCGCGACCTCGCCCTCTACGCGCTCGACCCGAACGGCATGCCGGGCCTCGCCAACGGCGTGACCGACGCCGAGGGGCGCCACGTCTTCACCGGCATCTCGAACGACCCCGGCATCGTCTATCTCGTCGGTGCCCGCGTCGGCGACATCCCCTTCGGCGAGCGCATCACCTTCGTGGAAGGCGAGACGGACGCCGAGATCACCATCCGCGTCTCGAGCCCGACGACCGAGATCCAGGGCGTGACGATCGACGAGCTCCGCGCGCGCATCGACTGGATGGGCGACCGCGTCGTCGTGACCGAGATCCTGAAGCTCACCAGCCGCGGCAGTCGCGTCATCCAGCTGCCCGCGGACGGCTCGGCGGCCGCGATCTTCGAACGGCCGATGCCGAGTGCGCCCCTCGACTTCGACGCCGGTCCCAACTCGATCGGCGACGACCTCGCGATGCAGGACGGGCGCGTCCGCTTCTTCGGCCCGCTCTATCCCGGCGAGCAGCGCGTCGAGTACCAGTGGAGCCTGCCCCTCGACGGCGCGTCGCGCGACGCCGACTTCGAGATCGCCCTGCGCGAAGCTGTGGGCCGCCTCGTCGTGGTCGCGGGCACCTCGGGTCTCACCGTCGACGGCGACGGCCTCGTCCCCTCGCGCACCCTCGCGGACGACGATGCACAACCGCTCGAAAGCTGGGCACGCGACGGCCTGCGCGCGGGCGAGTCGATCCGGGTCGCCTTCACGCTGCCGGAGAGTCGCCGGGATCCGGGCGCCGTGGTGCTTCCGCGCGCGGACGTCTGGGTGGACTTCGACGACACCCGCCTCGAAGCGAACGTCGACCTCAGTCTCGTCGTATCGCCTGGCGCCCCCGTGACGGGCACACGGGAAGCGCCGCTCCTGCACGTCGCGGTGCCCCGCGGAGCGACCCTCGACGGGGTCGCCCGGGAAGCGGAGGCCTTCGGGCTCGTGCCGACCGAAGACGGCGGCTTCGACGTGCTCGGACCGATCGGCCCCGGCGAGCACTCGATCGGCTTCAAGTACCGGATGCCGAGTGGCCCGGACGGCGTCGACGTCGGCATGCGCTTCCCGCGCGAAGTCCAGACCCTGAACGTCCTGATCGCCGACACCGGCCTCGCCCTCGAGAGCTCGCGTCTCCATCGCCGCCGCCCCTTCCGCAACCGGACGCGGAACTATCTCCACCGCGAGGCCTACAACGTCGAGATGCACGAGACCGTCGACCTGCGTCTCGAGCCGCTACGCGGCAGCGGACTCCCGCAGGAGGCGACCCTCGCCCTCACCTTCCTCGGTGTCGCGGCCGCCGCCTGGTTCATGGTCTCCCCGCTTCGGAGCAGCCAGCGCAGCACGAGCCGGATCGACCCGACCCTCGCGCGCATCCGCGAAGAGCGCGAGGGCGTCTACGCCGACATCGCCGATCTCGACCACGACTTCGAGACCGGGAAGCTCGACGAGGCGGACTACGCGTCCATGCGCGAGTCGCTCCGCGGGCAAGCGATCGAGCTGATGCGCGAGGAGCGGGCGCACGCCGAGCCCGAGACGAACGCCGCGCAGGCCCCGACGCCCTCCGCGGCGGCCGAATCGACCGCCGCACCGACCTCGACCGAGGCCGCCGCCGCGCCGGTCGACGCCGACGCGATCCCGACCGGCACGTTCTGCCCGAGTTGCGGCGGGCGCGTCGATCCGAACTGGCGCTTCTGCTCCCATTGCGGCGGCGCGCTCCAGCCCGCGAGCGCCGGGGGCGACGAGGGGTGA
- a CDS encoding heme lyase CcmF/NrfE family subunit: protein MADIGLYALRLGLLLCALGVGAGVYAGLTRREEWTRVSERSMLLVFAACSTAMLALFWALANNDFSLAYVASHSARTMPLHYRLGALWGGQAGSLLLWGWMLTAYAAVAIFGNRTQNRRLMPWVCVAMLLNVAFFLYLLNFETPPFERVPYADRLSDGNGLNPLLQHPVMMIHPVMLYTGFTGFALPFSFAFAALVTGELGTTWFRTTRRWTLFAWSVLSVGIMLGGRWAYEVLGWGGYWAWDPVENASLMPWLAGTAYIHSVMIQEKRDMLKTWNIVLIGLTYGLCLFGTFLTRSGVVQSVHAFANSDSFGRLFLFYVTIMLAGFIAALLFRLPRLRSPNKLESVLSREASFIINNWIFMAILFVVFVGTMFPVFTETIGGVRRILGPPYFNTFAGILALLLMVLTGIGPLIAWRKASLASLQRQFVVPAAIGAVTALGVLVLFGTAPGYWAISAWGLGAFVLATIVQEYARAINARVQRRGEGVWTALTTLLRRNQRRYGGYIVHAGVVILLLGVSGAAFNTEKLENIRPGDSTTINEFRLHYLTAEAIPAQHYGGAKARLALYRNSDQDGHSGTPLAVMTPEKRLYWLEQQPNSIPAIWSGWREDLYVILTAVEPDGSGTFKIYHNPLVNWGWSGGVLFVVGCLIVLWPHPQRENAQRENAQRENAQRENAQKENAQQDSGARAESRA, encoded by the coding sequence ATGGCGGACATCGGACTCTACGCGCTTCGCCTCGGACTCCTGCTCTGCGCGCTCGGGGTCGGCGCCGGCGTGTACGCCGGACTGACCCGACGCGAAGAATGGACGCGAGTGAGCGAGCGCTCGATGCTGCTCGTCTTCGCCGCCTGCTCGACGGCGATGCTCGCGCTCTTCTGGGCGCTCGCGAACAACGACTTCTCGCTCGCCTACGTCGCCAGTCACTCCGCGCGGACGATGCCGCTCCACTACCGGCTCGGCGCGCTCTGGGGCGGTCAGGCCGGGTCGCTGCTCCTCTGGGGCTGGATGCTGACCGCCTACGCCGCCGTCGCGATCTTCGGCAACCGGACCCAGAACCGACGGCTGATGCCCTGGGTCTGCGTCGCGATGCTGCTGAACGTCGCGTTCTTCCTCTACCTGCTGAACTTCGAGACTCCGCCCTTCGAGCGTGTCCCCTACGCAGACCGGCTCTCGGACGGGAACGGGTTGAACCCGCTGCTCCAGCACCCGGTGATGATGATCCACCCGGTCATGCTCTACACGGGCTTCACCGGCTTCGCCCTGCCCTTCTCCTTCGCTTTCGCGGCACTCGTGACCGGCGAGCTCGGGACGACGTGGTTCCGGACGACGCGGCGTTGGACGCTCTTCGCCTGGAGCGTGCTCTCGGTCGGGATCATGCTCGGCGGACGCTGGGCCTACGAAGTCCTGGGCTGGGGCGGCTACTGGGCCTGGGATCCCGTCGAGAACGCGTCGCTCATGCCCTGGCTGGCCGGGACGGCCTATATCCACTCGGTCATGATCCAGGAAAAGCGCGACATGCTGAAGACCTGGAACATCGTCCTGATCGGCCTGACCTACGGCCTCTGCCTCTTCGGCACGTTCCTGACCCGCTCCGGCGTCGTCCAGTCGGTCCACGCCTTCGCGAACAGTGACAGCTTCGGCCGACTCTTCCTCTTCTACGTGACGATCATGCTGGCGGGCTTCATCGCGGCGCTGCTCTTCCGCCTGCCCCGGCTGCGGAGCCCGAACAAGCTCGAGAGCGTGCTGTCGCGCGAGGCGAGCTTCATCATCAACAACTGGATCTTCATGGCGATCCTCTTCGTCGTCTTCGTCGGCACGATGTTCCCGGTCTTCACCGAGACGATCGGCGGCGTGCGGCGGATCCTCGGCCCGCCCTACTTCAACACCTTCGCGGGCATCCTCGCGCTCCTTCTCATGGTCCTGACCGGCATCGGTCCGCTGATCGCCTGGCGCAAGGCCAGCCTCGCGAGTCTGCAACGCCAGTTCGTCGTTCCCGCCGCGATCGGAGCGGTGACCGCCCTCGGCGTGCTCGTGCTCTTCGGGACCGCGCCGGGCTATTGGGCGATCTCGGCCTGGGGCCTCGGCGCCTTCGTGCTCGCGACGATCGTCCAGGAGTACGCCCGCGCGATCAACGCGCGGGTGCAGCGACGCGGCGAGGGTGTCTGGACGGCGCTCACGACGCTCCTGCGACGCAACCAGCGGCGCTACGGCGGGTACATCGTCCACGCCGGCGTGGTGATCCTCCTGCTCGGCGTCTCCGGTGCGGCCTTCAACACGGAGAAGCTCGAGAACATCCGACCGGGCGACTCGACCACGATCAACGAGTTCCGGCTCCACTACCTGACCGCAGAGGCGATCCCCGCCCAGCACTACGGCGGCGCCAAGGCGCGCCTCGCGCTCTATCGGAACAGCGATCAGGACGGCCACAGCGGTACGCCCCTGGCCGTCATGACGCCGGAGAAGCGGCTCTACTGGCTAGAACAGCAGCCGAACTCGATCCCGGCGATCTGGTCGGGCTGGCGGGAGGACCTCTACGTGATCCTCACGGCGGTGGAGCCCGACGGCTCCGGCACGTTCAAGATCTATCACAACCCGCTGGTCAACTGGGGTTGGAGCGGAGGCGTCCTCTTCGTCGTCGGTTGTCTGATCGTGCTCTGGCCCCATCCCCAGAGAGAGAACGCCCAGAGAGAGAACGCCCAGAGAGAGAACGCCCAGAGAGAGAACGCCCAGAAAGAAAACGCCCAGCAGGACAGCGGCGCTCGAGCGGAGAGCCGCGCGTGA
- a CDS encoding cytochrome c maturation protein CcmE: MSKGVQIAIGVVAIAALLGWWGTTQMEAGLSFQYFQDLDEFHANAGEMVGRSARVHGYVANESIERDLDGQRVVFHVQNHPPHAGGPVGQTLAVVYESLETPDLFKDGAEVVVEGQLELNRGARVFVADNLLAKCPSKFEAQAGPADQASVDL; the protein is encoded by the coding sequence ATGTCCAAGGGTGTCCAGATTGCCATCGGCGTCGTCGCCATCGCCGCACTGCTCGGTTGGTGGGGCACGACCCAGATGGAAGCCGGCCTCTCGTTCCAGTACTTCCAGGACCTCGACGAGTTCCACGCCAACGCCGGCGAGATGGTCGGCCGCAGCGCGCGCGTCCACGGCTACGTCGCGAACGAGTCGATCGAGCGCGACCTCGACGGGCAACGCGTCGTCTTCCACGTCCAGAACCACCCGCCCCACGCGGGCGGCCCGGTCGGGCAGACCCTCGCCGTCGTCTACGAGAGCCTCGAGACCCCCGACCTGTTCAAGGACGGCGCCGAGGTCGTGGTCGAAGGCCAGCTCGAGTTGAACCGCGGGGCTCGGGTCTTCGTGGCGGACAATCTGCTCGCGAAGTGCCCGTCGAAGTTCGAGGCCCAGGCGGGGCCCGCCGACCAGGCGAGCGTGGATCTGTAG